In Molothrus aeneus isolate 106 chromosome 11, BPBGC_Maene_1.0, whole genome shotgun sequence, a genomic segment contains:
- the APRT gene encoding adenine phosphoribosyltransferase: MSDERLRRVRDRVRPFPDFPEPGVLFRDISPLLKDPVAFRTLIDLLEDHVRASFPKIDFIVGLDSRGFLIGTPLAQRLGIGFVPVRKKGKLPGATESISYSLEYGKAELEVQSDAVEPGQKVVIVDDLLATGGTMRAACELLKRLKAEILECLVIIELKALKGSEKLNSIPFYSLLQYD, from the exons ATGAGCGACGAGCGGCTGCGCCGGGTGCGCGACCGCGTCCGGCCCTTCCCGGACTTCCCCGAGCCCGGCGTGCTGTTCCG GGATATCAGCCCCTTGCTGAAGGATCCTGTGGCCTTCAGGACTTTGATTGATCTTCTGGAGGATCATGTGAGGGCGTCTTTCCCAAAAATCGACTTCATTGTGG GCCTGGACTCCCGGGGGTTCCTCATCGGGACCCCCCTGGCGCAGAGGTTGGGCATCGGCTTCGTGCCCGTGCGGAAAAAGGGGAAACTGCCTGGTGCCACTGAATCCATCTCCTACAGCCTGGAATACGGCAAG gctgagctggaagTCCAGAGCGATGCTGTGGAGCCAGGACAGAAAGTGGTGATTGTGGATGACCTGCTGGCAACTGGAG GTACCATGCGTGCTGCCTGCGAGCTGCTGAAGAGGCTGAAGGCTGAAATCCTGGAGTGCCTGGTGATCATAGAGCTGAAAGCCCTGAAAGGGTCAGAAAAGCTCAACTCCATCCCTTTCTACTCCCTGCTGCAGTAtgactga